The proteins below are encoded in one region of Cloacibacillus sp.:
- the buk gene encoding butyrate kinase, with amino-acid sequence MTYKIMVLNTGSTSTKMAVYFDEKKAVQKEFEHTKEFLERYPYMSDQLPMRQELADDFMKEAVAEYGAFDAIVARGGILPPIHAGGYEINDVMVDYLLNVCAEEHASNVAACIAFELRRKYDIPHAYIYDGISTDELEPVARISGIPDMPRVSVTHCLNMRATAHRAAAEMGRSYGDCTFIIAHLGGGISMSLHKNGLIADVVGDDEGPFSPERAGGQQVIQLIKYLVRKNKTDMRDKLRVMRGDSGLFGYLGTSDARRVEEMIAVGDEKARLVYEAMALQIAKFIANLAASVCGMADAVILTGGLAHSKILTDEIERRIGFIAPVKLYPGENEMESLAHGAYRILSGSERARVFRYDK; translated from the coding sequence ATGACATATAAGATCATGGTGCTCAACACCGGTTCAACATCTACTAAAATGGCGGTCTACTTTGACGAGAAGAAGGCCGTTCAGAAAGAGTTTGAACACACGAAAGAATTTCTTGAGAGATATCCCTATATGTCGGACCAGCTGCCGATGCGTCAGGAGCTGGCCGACGACTTTATGAAAGAGGCCGTCGCCGAATACGGGGCCTTCGACGCGATAGTCGCGCGCGGCGGGATACTGCCGCCGATACACGCAGGCGGCTATGAGATAAACGACGTTATGGTGGACTATCTGCTCAATGTCTGCGCGGAGGAACACGCCTCGAACGTCGCGGCCTGCATCGCCTTTGAACTGCGGCGAAAGTATGATATTCCGCACGCATATATCTACGACGGTATTTCGACGGACGAGCTGGAGCCTGTAGCCCGCATCAGCGGTATTCCCGATATGCCGCGTGTCTCCGTGACACACTGCCTCAACATGCGCGCTACGGCGCACCGCGCGGCGGCGGAGATGGGGCGCTCCTATGGAGACTGTACCTTCATAATCGCGCATCTCGGCGGCGGCATCTCGATGTCGCTGCATAAGAATGGACTCATCGCCGATGTGGTCGGGGACGACGAAGGTCCATTCTCGCCTGAGCGCGCTGGCGGCCAGCAGGTGATCCAGCTGATAAAATATCTGGTCAGAAAGAATAAAACCGACATGCGCGACAAACTGCGCGTCATGCGCGGCGACAGCGGCCTCTTCGGTTACCTTGGCACCAGCGACGCCCGCCGTGTAGAAGAGATGATCGCCGTGGGCGACGAAAAGGCGCGGCTGGTATATGAGGCGATGGCGCTTCAAATAGCTAAATTTATCGCCAACCTAGCCGCCTCCGTCTGCGGCATGGCGGACGCGGTCATCCTTACCGGCGGCCTCGCGCACTCAAAGATACTCACGGACGAGATCGAACGCCGTATTGGTTTTATCGCCCCCGTGAAGCTCTATCCCGGAGAAAATGAGATGGAGTCGCTCGCGCATGGGGCCTACCGGATACTCAGCGGCAGCGAGCGCGCAAGGGTATTCCGATACGACAAATGA